Proteins from a single region of Lelliottia sp. JS-SCA-14:
- a CDS encoding DUF72 domain-containing protein, translating to MIYLGLPQWSHPKWVRLGITSLEEYARHFNCVEGNTTLYALPRAEIVARWREQTTDDFRFCFKFPATISHQAALRQCGDLTEEFFERMSPLANRIGQYWLQLPATFGPRDLPALWAFLDALPREFTYGVEVRHPEFFAKGEAEQALNRGLHERGVNRVILDSRPVHSAVAHNEAIIDAQRKKPKVPVHAVVTANNPMVRFIGSDNMQQNREMFAVWLQTLPKWEQTTTPYLFLHTPDIAQAPELVDALWQALQAAVPSLGPAPSIPQQSSLF from the coding sequence ATGATTTACCTGGGCCTGCCCCAATGGTCGCACCCGAAATGGGTGCGCCTTGGCATTACCAGCCTTGAAGAGTATGCCCGCCATTTTAACTGTGTGGAGGGCAATACCACGCTGTACGCCCTGCCGCGCGCGGAGATCGTCGCGCGCTGGCGTGAGCAGACCACCGATGATTTCCGCTTCTGCTTTAAATTTCCGGCGACCATTTCCCACCAGGCCGCGCTGCGCCAGTGCGGAGATTTAACCGAGGAGTTTTTCGAAAGGATGTCGCCCCTGGCGAACCGCATCGGCCAGTACTGGCTGCAACTCCCTGCAACCTTTGGCCCGCGCGATCTGCCCGCCCTTTGGGCATTTCTCGACGCCCTTCCCCGCGAATTCACCTACGGCGTGGAAGTGCGTCATCCGGAATTTTTCGCCAAAGGCGAAGCGGAACAAGCGCTTAACCGTGGGCTGCATGAACGCGGTGTGAATCGGGTCATTCTGGACAGCCGCCCGGTCCACAGCGCCGTGGCGCATAACGAAGCCATTATCGACGCCCAGCGCAAAAAACCGAAAGTGCCGGTTCACGCCGTGGTGACGGCCAACAATCCGATGGTACGGTTCATCGGCAGCGACAATATGCAGCAAAATCGCGAGATGTTCGCCGTCTGGCTGCAAACGCTGCCGAAGTGGGAGCAAACCACCACCCCTTACCTTTTCCTGCACACGCCGGATATCGCACAGGCACCTGAACTGGTCGATGCTCTGTGGCAAGCCTTGCAGGCTGCGGTTCCGTCCCTTGGCCCTGCCCCCTCCATCCCACAACAATCTTCTCTTTTCTGA
- a CDS encoding MAPEG family protein — MVSALYAVLGALLLIKFSFDVVRLRMQYRVSYGDGGFSELQSAIRIHGNAVEYIPVALILLLLMEMDGAETWMVHVCGLLLIAGRLMHYYGFHHRLFRWRRSGMSATWCSLLLMVLANLWYMPWELVFSFH; from the coding sequence ATGGTCAGCGCACTGTACGCGGTGTTAGGTGCATTACTACTGATTAAGTTTTCGTTTGATGTTGTGCGCCTGAGAATGCAATACCGCGTCTCATACGGTGACGGTGGGTTTTCGGAGTTACAAAGCGCCATCCGTATTCATGGTAATGCGGTGGAATACATTCCCGTTGCGCTGATTTTGCTGCTGCTCATGGAGATGGACGGCGCGGAAACCTGGATGGTTCACGTCTGCGGTCTGCTGTTGATCGCCGGACGACTGATGCACTACTACGGCTTTCACCACCGCTTATTTCGCTGGCGTCGTTCCGGCATGAGCGCGACCTGGTGTTCGCTTTTGCTGATGGTGCTGGCTAACCTGTGGTATATGCCGTGGGAGTTGGTTTTCTCCTTCCATTAG
- a CDS encoding hydrolase, translating to MLTLDATKTALVVIDLQEGILPFAGGPHTASDVVSRSARLADKCRASGSPVVMVRVGWSADFAEALKQPVDAQAPAAALPANWWTYPETLGKQDSDIEVTKRQWGAFYGTDLELQLRRRGIDTIILCGISTNIGVESTARNAWELGFNLVIAEDACSAASADQHQGSMTHIFPRIGRVRSTDEILSAL from the coding sequence ATGTTAACACTTGATGCCACCAAAACCGCACTTGTCGTGATCGATTTGCAGGAAGGCATTCTGCCGTTCGCCGGAGGCCCGCATACGGCTTCGGATGTGGTCAGCCGCAGCGCACGTCTTGCGGATAAATGCCGCGCCAGCGGATCGCCGGTGGTCATGGTGCGCGTGGGCTGGTCAGCGGATTTCGCCGAAGCGCTGAAACAGCCGGTGGATGCGCAAGCCCCTGCTGCCGCGCTGCCGGCAAACTGGTGGACCTATCCTGAAACGCTCGGCAAACAGGATAGCGATATCGAAGTCACCAAACGCCAGTGGGGCGCGTTTTACGGCACCGATCTGGAACTCCAGCTGCGCCGTCGTGGGATCGACACCATCATCCTGTGCGGGATTTCCACCAACATCGGCGTGGAATCCACCGCGCGTAACGCCTGGGAGCTGGGCTTTAACCTGGTGATTGCCGAAGACGCGTGCAGCGCCGCCTCGGCGGATCAGCATCAGGGCAGCATGACCCATATCTTCCCGCGTATCGGTCGCGTGCGCAGCACCGACGAGATCCTCAGCGCGCTATGA